A single genomic interval of Stieleria maiorica harbors:
- a CDS encoding efflux RND transporter periplasmic adaptor subunit, whose product MPGLNLSPARVRTVSTTVVAIIVTIAVGVWVTTTPMLGIGKDNRQTVDDHSDHADHEGDAHQGHDHGHEGHSDAQSIELSKQARANLRLRTSPIEVKPYTQYIEVPGVVTQWPGRTHIAVTSPLTGVLNSILVSRGELVQSGAPLFTLRLTHQDLVNTQETFLTKLGELDVEQREIDRLSSIATSGAIAGKTLLARQYERDKLMAGVRAARQAMLLHGLTENQIKEIERTRVLIREITVYAPLIHEDDSLHHESLGDANDRLSESSPHRYASLLQPPAVTEDHRHVDAEFLVTELLARRGESVAAGDELAQLSDFSKVLIEGQAFQRDGKALRDAADHGANVQAVIESSGEGPELIDGLKVIYIGTEVDRRSRALPFYVSLTNKVERTEQHGEKRYISWRYKPGQRLTVRLPVSQIDDAIVVPKDAVAEEGAERYLFVENGDHFDRVPVSVLARDSLHVAVANDGQVWPGQTIVVGGAHQLQMAMKNRSGGAIDPHAGHNH is encoded by the coding sequence ATGCCTGGGTTAAACCTTTCGCCTGCGCGCGTTCGTACCGTGTCGACGACGGTCGTCGCAATCATCGTGACCATCGCCGTCGGTGTTTGGGTGACCACCACACCGATGCTGGGGATTGGTAAAGACAATCGTCAAACGGTGGATGATCACTCGGATCATGCAGATCACGAAGGCGACGCCCACCAAGGTCACGACCACGGCCACGAGGGCCACTCCGACGCCCAGTCGATCGAATTGAGCAAGCAAGCACGCGCCAACCTGCGGCTGCGCACATCACCGATCGAGGTGAAACCGTACACGCAATACATCGAAGTCCCCGGTGTGGTGACGCAGTGGCCGGGACGAACGCACATCGCGGTCACATCGCCGCTGACGGGAGTTTTGAATTCAATTCTGGTTTCCCGAGGCGAGTTGGTCCAAAGCGGTGCACCGCTGTTCACACTTCGGTTGACCCACCAAGACCTGGTCAACACGCAGGAAACGTTTCTGACGAAGCTTGGTGAATTGGACGTGGAACAGCGGGAGATCGATCGGTTGTCGTCGATCGCCACTTCAGGCGCGATCGCCGGAAAAACATTGCTCGCACGCCAGTACGAACGCGACAAATTGATGGCAGGTGTGCGTGCGGCTCGGCAGGCGATGTTGTTGCACGGATTGACGGAAAACCAAATCAAAGAGATCGAGCGCACGCGGGTTTTGATTCGTGAGATCACGGTCTACGCTCCGCTGATTCACGAAGACGACTCGTTGCACCACGAATCGCTCGGCGACGCAAACGATCGTCTGTCGGAATCGTCCCCACATCGATACGCGTCGCTTTTGCAGCCACCGGCCGTGACCGAGGACCATCGGCACGTGGACGCAGAATTCTTGGTCACCGAGTTGCTTGCTCGCCGTGGGGAATCGGTTGCCGCGGGCGACGAATTGGCTCAACTCTCAGACTTCAGCAAGGTGTTGATCGAAGGCCAAGCGTTTCAACGCGACGGAAAAGCCTTGCGAGATGCGGCCGATCACGGCGCGAATGTCCAAGCGGTGATTGAATCGTCCGGCGAAGGGCCGGAGCTGATCGACGGGCTAAAGGTGATCTACATCGGAACCGAAGTGGATCGCCGGTCGCGCGCCCTGCCGTTCTACGTTTCGTTGACCAACAAGGTCGAACGGACCGAGCAGCACGGTGAGAAACGCTACATCAGCTGGCGTTACAAGCCTGGCCAGCGGCTGACCGTGCGGCTGCCTGTTTCACAGATCGACGACGCAATCGTCGTCCCCAAAGACGCCGTGGCCGAGGAAGGTGCCGAGCGTTATCTGTTCGTCGAAAACGGCGATCACTTTGACCGCGTGCCCGTTTCTGTCCTCGCCCGCGATTCGCTGCACGTGGCGGTTGCCAACGACGGTCAGGTCTGGCCTGGGCAAACGATCGTCGTGGGCGGCGCCCATCAATTGCAGATGGCGATGAAGAACCGGTCGGGCGGCGCGATCGATCCCCACGCCGGGCACAATCACTGA
- a CDS encoding mechanosensitive ion channel family protein produces the protein MEILQRYLLDVSGFVPLLVTIALVLVGLFLVDRILKRRWKDDPEAQFRFQLIMLALTFAGLLLVVLALPVSDETRGQLLSLIGILFSAAIALSSTTFIGNILAGIMMKAVGSARPGDFITVADLTGRITEMGLLHTEIQTELRDLVTVPNLFMVTQPMKVVRSSGTIITMEVSLGYDISHRDVSRVMCDAASRSGLTDCFVHVRQLGDFSITYRVAGLLEDVKSLISARSRLAEFVLDALHAADIEIVSPTFMNTRAIPDDKQFIPQPTLKMARPMVTKAEDVAFDKAEEAASVEQIRHAIDLIDRELAAKPDASDDTTGPTVEQLNARKERLIQQLKDAQDHLSD, from the coding sequence ATGGAAATCCTACAGCGATATCTCCTGGACGTCTCGGGTTTCGTTCCGTTGCTGGTGACGATTGCTCTCGTTCTGGTCGGACTGTTTCTGGTCGACCGAATTCTCAAACGGCGTTGGAAAGATGATCCGGAGGCGCAGTTTCGCTTCCAGTTGATCATGCTGGCGCTGACGTTCGCCGGTTTGCTGTTGGTCGTTCTGGCGCTGCCGGTCAGCGATGAAACGCGCGGCCAACTGCTCAGCTTGATCGGCATCTTGTTCAGTGCCGCGATTGCGCTCTCTTCGACCACGTTCATCGGCAACATTCTGGCCGGGATCATGATGAAGGCCGTCGGCAGCGCCCGTCCAGGAGATTTTATCACCGTCGCAGATTTGACCGGACGAATCACCGAGATGGGCTTGCTGCATACGGAAATTCAAACGGAATTGCGAGATCTGGTGACGGTGCCCAATCTGTTCATGGTGACCCAACCGATGAAGGTCGTGCGTTCTTCCGGGACCATCATCACGATGGAGGTATCCTTGGGCTATGACATCTCCCACCGGGACGTTTCGCGCGTGATGTGTGATGCGGCCAGTCGATCGGGGCTGACGGATTGTTTCGTCCACGTAAGACAATTGGGCGATTTCTCCATCACCTATCGTGTCGCGGGGCTGTTGGAGGATGTCAAAAGCCTGATTTCGGCGCGTTCGCGATTGGCGGAATTCGTGCTCGATGCGTTGCACGCCGCGGATATCGAAATCGTTTCACCCACCTTCATGAACACGCGAGCGATTCCCGACGACAAACAGTTTATCCCCCAGCCGACACTAAAGATGGCCCGCCCCATGGTGACGAAAGCGGAGGACGTGGCGTTTGACAAGGCCGAAGAAGCCGCTTCGGTCGAACAGATTCGTCACGCCATCGACCTGATCGATCGCGAATTGGCAGCGAAGCCGGATGCATCGGACGATACGACCGGACCGACGGTCGAACAATTGAACGCCCGCAAGGAACGGCTGATACAACAGCTAAAAGATGCGCAGGACCATCTGAGTGACTAG
- a CDS encoding CoA-binding protein, with the protein MNHIERFLASNTYAVAGASTRREKYGNKVFRALLASGREVFPLNPAQDEIEGHRAFATIADLPVVPDALSIITPPVVTRKVVADAITAGVKHIWMQPGAEDEQASKAARDAGINVIDDGSCILVLLARM; encoded by the coding sequence ATGAACCACATCGAACGCTTTTTGGCGTCAAACACCTACGCGGTCGCGGGGGCATCGACGCGTCGCGAGAAGTATGGCAACAAGGTCTTCCGCGCGCTCCTGGCGTCCGGCCGTGAGGTGTTTCCGCTGAACCCGGCTCAGGATGAAATCGAGGGGCACCGCGCATTCGCCACGATCGCGGACCTGCCGGTGGTCCCCGACGCGCTTTCGATCATCACGCCGCCGGTCGTCACCCGCAAAGTCGTTGCCGACGCGATCACCGCTGGCGTGAAGCACATCTGGATGCAACCCGGTGCCGAAGACGAACAGGCCAGCAAGGCGGCCCGCGACGCGGGCATCAACGTCATCGACGACGGCAGTTGTATTCTGGTGTTGTTGGCACGGATGTAA
- a CDS encoding carboxymuconolactone decarboxylase family protein — protein sequence MSDFTVHTIESAGESKPMLEKSQKTYGFVPNLHAVMAESPALLAAYRSVADIFDTKTDLSPTERQIIAMTNNRLNGCTYCMAAHTSIMQGLKVPQDVIESLRDGTPIADPKLEALRVFSEQVNQKRGWVDDSDINALLSAGYTKQTVLDVIVGTAFKVLSNYTNHIADTPLDKQFAKNEWNADAQPAT from the coding sequence ATGTCAGACTTCACCGTTCACACGATCGAATCCGCCGGCGAAAGCAAGCCGATGTTGGAAAAGAGCCAAAAAACGTATGGGTTTGTGCCCAACTTGCATGCCGTCATGGCGGAATCGCCGGCACTGTTGGCGGCCTACCGCTCGGTCGCGGACATTTTCGATACGAAAACCGATTTGTCGCCGACGGAACGCCAGATCATCGCGATGACCAACAACCGGCTGAACGGGTGCACCTATTGCATGGCGGCGCACACGTCGATCATGCAAGGGTTGAAGGTCCCGCAAGACGTGATCGAATCACTTCGAGACGGAACCCCGATTGCCGACCCGAAACTGGAGGCGTTGCGCGTGTTTTCCGAGCAGGTCAATCAAAAACGCGGCTGGGTGGACGATAGCGACATCAATGCCTTGCTTTCTGCCGGATACACCAAGCAGACGGTTCTGGACGTGATCGTGGGGACTGCGTTCAAAGTCCTGTCCAATTACACCAATCACATCGCCGACACGCCGTTGGACAAGCAATTTGCAAAGAACGAATGGAATGCAGACGCACAGCCGGCAACGTGA
- a CDS encoding YeeE/YedE family protein: MSTITDKSQDTATPHSEPHHEAQDENPVSVSAPTKSLMLGLLFGIIFGFLLQKGGVAKYHVLIGQLLLADFTVVKVMLSAVVVGMLGIYSLHRANLVEFHIKPTRLASNVIGGLLFGCGFALSAYCPGTGAAAVGQGNFDAIAMMAGMVAGSYVFAEASGWISRHLDPIGDKGKLTLMDLLPLGRTAITFGTAALLVVVLVVLEFTTTR, from the coding sequence ATGTCGACGATCACTGATAAATCGCAGGATACTGCGACGCCCCACTCGGAACCCCATCACGAAGCCCAGGACGAGAATCCGGTTTCCGTTTCCGCGCCGACGAAGTCACTGATGCTGGGACTGTTGTTTGGAATCATCTTCGGTTTCTTGCTGCAAAAAGGTGGCGTCGCGAAATACCACGTGTTGATCGGGCAGCTGCTGTTGGCGGATTTCACCGTCGTGAAAGTGATGCTGTCCGCTGTCGTGGTCGGAATGTTGGGGATCTATTCGCTTCACCGAGCAAATCTGGTCGAGTTCCATATCAAGCCGACGCGGCTGGCCTCGAATGTCATCGGTGGTCTGTTGTTCGGTTGTGGTTTTGCGTTGTCCGCGTACTGTCCCGGCACGGGAGCTGCCGCGGTAGGACAGGGGAATTTCGATGCGATCGCGATGATGGCCGGAATGGTCGCCGGCTCCTACGTGTTCGCCGAAGCATCCGGCTGGATCAGTCGTCATTTGGATCCGATCGGAGACAAGGGCAAGTTGACGTTGATGGACCTGTTGCCGCTCGGGCGAACTGCGATCACATTCGGCACGGCGGCATTGTTGGTGGTCGTGCTGGTCGTGTTGGAGTTCACGACGACGCGGTAG
- a CDS encoding YeeE/YedE thiosulfate transporter family protein, whose amino-acid sequence MMIQTMSFLIVANVNPLEYSGPAWSPYLVGALIGCLSMLTFYFSNKPLGASTAYARVAGMLGNLAAPQHTGRLKYFRDNPPKVGWELMLVSGVMFGAFAAAWSGGELTGRLLPLMWQERFGVDSGLLRIVVAFLGGGLMAFGARMAGGCTSGHGISGTLQLAVGSWIAAIFFFIGGIVTAMLMFA is encoded by the coding sequence ATGATGATTCAAACTATGTCATTCTTGATCGTGGCCAACGTCAATCCGTTGGAGTATTCCGGTCCGGCATGGTCGCCCTACTTGGTCGGCGCGCTGATCGGGTGCCTCTCGATGTTGACGTTCTATTTTTCAAACAAACCGTTGGGGGCGTCGACCGCTTACGCACGCGTCGCCGGAATGTTGGGCAATTTGGCTGCGCCGCAACACACCGGGCGGCTCAAGTATTTTCGAGACAATCCGCCGAAAGTCGGCTGGGAACTGATGCTGGTCTCGGGCGTCATGTTCGGCGCGTTTGCGGCGGCCTGGAGCGGCGGCGAATTGACCGGGCGGCTGTTGCCGCTGATGTGGCAAGAACGCTTCGGCGTCGACAGCGGGTTGTTGCGAATCGTTGTCGCGTTCTTGGGTGGCGGTCTGATGGCTTTCGGTGCGCGGATGGCCGGAGGCTGCACGAGTGGCCACGGGATCAGCGGCACGCTGCAGTTGGCTGTCGGTTCGTGGATTGCAGCAATCTTCTTTTTCATCGGCGGCATCGTCACCGCGATGCTGATGTTCGCCTGA
- a CDS encoding MBL fold metallo-hydrolase gives MFVQETILTDGIAQLSYLLGDTDSGRAAVIDPRTDVEIYEQLARKHGLSITHIFETHIHADFLSGSRSLAERVGGAQVFLSSDGADYRFDGQGVTDGDVFDFGSFRLTARHTPGHTPEHMTFEICESDRPDTPWAVFTGDSLFVGSAGRPDLLGEGQTAELAEALYHTLYDYFLKLDDFVTVFPGHGAGSACGAAIGDRLQSTIGYERRTNPFLRYPDLESFCRFVVDEAPPVPWHYPQLKKVNAAGPEIMDRLPTLPALPPEKFRRVAREPGVHVLDTRSILAFGGGHVPGAINIAGRSELSAWAGQMFDLDQRLLLVVDSEEDLDRIQRLLVRTGHCSFAGYLSGGMKAWETAGLPLETLEQIPVQRLRELQVTDQGLTILDVRGPDEWKTGHIPGAKHYFVADMRERINGLDKEARYATYCASGYRASIAASLMKARGFRDVSNVPGSWSAWSAAGFASEKPEEATA, from the coding sequence ATGTTTGTCCAAGAAACTATTTTGACCGATGGCATCGCACAACTTTCCTATCTGCTTGGTGACACAGACTCCGGCCGCGCCGCGGTGATCGATCCGCGAACCGATGTCGAGATCTACGAACAACTCGCGCGGAAGCACGGCCTGTCGATCACACACATTTTCGAAACGCACATTCACGCCGACTTTTTGTCGGGAAGCCGATCACTCGCCGAGCGGGTCGGCGGGGCTCAAGTTTTCCTCAGCAGCGACGGTGCCGATTACCGGTTTGACGGTCAGGGTGTTACCGACGGAGACGTGTTCGATTTCGGCTCGTTTCGCTTGACGGCCCGACATACGCCCGGACACACGCCCGAGCACATGACGTTCGAGATTTGTGAGAGCGATCGCCCCGACACGCCGTGGGCGGTGTTTACCGGAGACTCATTGTTCGTCGGATCCGCCGGGCGACCGGACTTGCTCGGCGAAGGCCAGACCGCGGAGTTGGCCGAGGCGTTGTACCACACGCTGTACGACTATTTTTTGAAACTGGACGACTTTGTGACGGTCTTCCCAGGGCACGGGGCCGGTTCGGCCTGCGGGGCAGCCATCGGTGATCGGCTGCAGAGTACGATCGGGTATGAACGGCGGACGAATCCGTTCCTTCGCTATCCCGACCTGGAATCGTTTTGTCGCTTCGTGGTCGACGAAGCGCCTCCCGTTCCTTGGCACTACCCGCAACTAAAGAAGGTCAATGCGGCCGGGCCGGAGATCATGGATCGCTTGCCAACCCTGCCGGCTCTGCCGCCGGAGAAGTTCCGCCGCGTGGCACGCGAGCCTGGTGTGCATGTGTTGGACACACGGTCGATCCTGGCGTTCGGGGGCGGTCACGTGCCCGGCGCGATCAATATCGCGGGGCGTTCGGAGTTGTCGGCGTGGGCCGGTCAAATGTTCGATCTCGATCAACGTTTGTTGCTGGTCGTCGATAGCGAAGAGGACCTGGATCGGATCCAGCGGTTGCTGGTCCGGACCGGTCATTGCAGCTTCGCGGGGTATCTGAGCGGCGGGATGAAGGCGTGGGAAACCGCCGGGCTGCCGCTGGAGACGTTGGAGCAGATTCCTGTCCAGCGATTGCGCGAGTTGCAGGTCACCGATCAGGGGCTGACAATATTGGATGTCCGCGGGCCAGACGAGTGGAAAACCGGGCACATTCCCGGCGCGAAACACTACTTCGTCGCCGACATGCGCGAGCGGATCAATGGTCTGGACAAAGAGGCACGCTACGCGACCTACTGTGCCAGCGGGTACCGCGCCAGCATTGCAGCGAGTTTGATGAAGGCACGTGGTTTCCGCGATGTCAGTAATGTACCGGGAAGCTGGAGTGCGTGGTCGGCCGCCGGCTTCGCGAGTGAAAAACCGGAGGAGGCAACCGCATGA
- a CDS encoding Rho termination factor N-terminal domain-containing protein — protein sequence MPKWREKDRRQYEHIKESELDRGKEEESAKEVAARTVNQQRRIEGRTPNRTTQGTGNPNSKLEDRTVDQLQNLASELGVKGRSKMNKAELIDAIRKTRGIPNQRSAS from the coding sequence ATGCCAAAGTGGAGAGAAAAAGACAGGCGGCAATACGAACACATCAAAGAAAGTGAATTGGATCGCGGGAAAGAAGAAGAATCGGCCAAGGAAGTTGCCGCTCGCACCGTCAATCAACAGCGACGAATCGAGGGGCGTACGCCTAACCGGACGACGCAGGGGACGGGAAACCCCAACTCCAAGCTCGAAGACCGGACGGTCGACCAGCTACAGAATTTGGCTTCCGAACTAGGCGTCAAGGGGCGCAGCAAGATGAACAAGGCGGAATTGATCGACGCGATCCGGAAGACGCGTGGCATCCCGAATCAAAGGTCTGCATCGTGA
- a CDS encoding YheT family hydrolase gives MNRRPSSLRLPDYKPFWPRATRPFLAGNTLGGMLQTVGNKFRPTPESALDRFDCTSIELPIRDGSGDILAGDFYRPDHPVADRPLVVLLHGLGGTSQSDYIVSAARLLCDEGNRVVCLDFRGCGDADPKSDGIHHPGRTGDLSALMRAVQRDDWAQGELDDGVVLVGFSLGGSVLLKFLAEEDIDRRVVGAITVSAPLDLRSTALNLSKPSVWPIQRYLLRRMKSEVLDGPADLTDDECAAIRQARSVWMFDETFTAPRCGFASVEEYYRENSAGPLLSEIDVPTLLIFAENDPVVSTNDYRQYDGKGNQKLHRAIVPDGGHVGFYAEQGSLPHATLRWHESCIASFLEQLTLNPNSSPDAGRTEKEMKHAKVERKRQAAIRTHQRK, from the coding sequence ATGAACCGCCGGCCGTCTTCGTTGCGTTTGCCTGACTACAAGCCGTTCTGGCCGCGCGCGACTCGTCCCTTTCTGGCCGGCAATACCCTGGGCGGAATGTTGCAGACCGTGGGGAACAAATTCAGGCCGACGCCAGAGTCTGCGCTTGATCGGTTCGATTGCACGTCGATCGAGTTGCCGATCCGAGACGGTTCCGGCGATATCTTGGCGGGCGATTTCTATCGCCCCGACCATCCGGTAGCGGATCGTCCGCTGGTGGTCTTGCTGCATGGCCTGGGCGGGACATCGCAAAGTGATTACATCGTCAGCGCGGCGCGACTGCTGTGCGATGAGGGCAACCGTGTCGTTTGCCTCGATTTTCGTGGATGCGGAGACGCCGATCCGAAGTCGGATGGGATTCACCATCCCGGTCGCACCGGCGACTTGAGCGCGCTGATGCGAGCGGTACAGCGTGATGACTGGGCGCAAGGTGAACTTGACGATGGAGTCGTTCTGGTCGGTTTTTCGCTCGGCGGTAGCGTGCTGTTGAAGTTTCTCGCCGAAGAGGACATCGATCGTCGAGTCGTGGGCGCTATAACGGTTTCCGCGCCGCTTGATTTGCGTTCGACCGCGCTCAACCTGTCCAAGCCGTCGGTCTGGCCGATCCAAAGGTATTTGTTGCGTCGGATGAAGTCAGAGGTATTGGATGGTCCGGCGGATTTGACGGACGATGAATGCGCTGCGATCCGGCAGGCACGCAGCGTATGGATGTTTGACGAAACGTTTACCGCCCCACGCTGCGGATTCGCATCGGTGGAAGAGTACTATCGAGAAAACTCCGCCGGCCCGCTTCTGTCCGAGATCGACGTCCCCACCCTGTTGATCTTCGCCGAGAACGATCCCGTTGTCAGCACGAACGACTATCGGCAGTACGACGGAAAGGGTAATCAAAAGCTGCATCGCGCGATCGTGCCCGATGGCGGTCATGTCGGGTTCTATGCCGAACAAGGCTCATTGCCGCACGCCACACTGCGCTGGCACGAGAGTTGTATCGCGAGCTTCTTGGAACAACTGACTCTCAATCCAAATTCGTCGCCAGACGCGGGCCGTACAGAAAAGGAGATGAAGCATGCCAAAGTGGAGAGAAAAAGACAGGCGGCAATACGAACACATCAAAGAAAGTGA
- a CDS encoding exopolysaccharide biosynthesis protein has protein sequence MAVSPQHPTEGILDELDDAAEHHDPLTFGEVMDILGQHSFAPLLLVIGLVMVVPGPADIPGVPVILGLLVIVVAVQIVMYRDHLWIPDWVERRKVSAERAKKMISWVRKPAHWMDRVTKPRYQWLMRHAGASLVAVASILIAMTTPVLEFIPFSANLAGGAIAALAVALLAKDGLVAAFAIVLSLATVGLVAFQLIGS, from the coding sequence ATGGCCGTTTCACCGCAACACCCCACCGAAGGCATTTTGGACGAGTTGGACGATGCGGCGGAGCATCATGATCCGCTGACGTTCGGCGAAGTGATGGATATCCTTGGCCAGCATTCTTTCGCGCCGTTGTTGCTGGTCATTGGTCTGGTCATGGTGGTACCAGGTCCGGCGGATATCCCTGGAGTCCCCGTTATTCTCGGCTTGCTTGTCATTGTGGTGGCGGTGCAAATTGTGATGTACCGTGATCATCTTTGGATTCCGGACTGGGTGGAACGTCGAAAGGTAAGCGCGGAGCGCGCTAAGAAGATGATCTCATGGGTCCGCAAGCCGGCCCATTGGATGGATCGAGTTACTAAACCAAGGTACCAATGGCTCATGCGACACGCCGGAGCGTCGTTGGTCGCCGTCGCGTCGATCCTGATTGCCATGACAACTCCCGTTTTGGAATTCATTCCATTTAGTGCGAACTTGGCGGGGGGCGCTATCGCCGCGTTGGCGGTTGCGTTGTTGGCGAAAGATGGCCTGGTCGCCGCTTTTGCGATCGTGTTGTCGCTGGCAACGGTCGGTCTGGTGGCATTTCAGCTGATAGGAAGCTGA
- a CDS encoding MerC domain-containing protein, translated as MSRELCVIDVVSAGPTGQPARSAWIGWSDWAGMVASIGCAIHCAAMPFVIAYLPALGLSFLADEAFHQWMAVGCFIIALTAFVPGFRKHGRLKPVIIGSVGLVLISVAAFGFAGECCASCESEVVSAPMDATSVSGDLALATSTEVCTDACCPFCAADDHAAHPDPVLAGLNPSTPPTLPAWVGRLMPWITPLGGFVLVLAHLLNQHYGCLCGCCEKTAASHE; from the coding sequence GTGAGTCGCGAGTTGTGTGTGATTGATGTCGTCTCGGCGGGACCGACGGGACAACCTGCTCGATCGGCTTGGATCGGGTGGAGCGATTGGGCCGGGATGGTCGCCTCGATCGGGTGTGCGATTCACTGCGCCGCGATGCCGTTCGTGATCGCGTATTTGCCGGCGTTGGGGCTAAGCTTTCTGGCCGACGAGGCGTTTCACCAATGGATGGCCGTTGGTTGTTTTATCATCGCCTTGACCGCGTTCGTGCCCGGATTCCGGAAACACGGACGGTTGAAGCCGGTCATCATCGGCAGCGTCGGACTGGTGCTGATTTCGGTTGCCGCCTTCGGGTTCGCCGGAGAGTGCTGTGCGAGCTGTGAAAGCGAAGTGGTTTCAGCTCCGATGGACGCCACGAGTGTTTCAGGCGATTTGGCTTTGGCGACCTCCACGGAGGTCTGCACCGACGCCTGTTGCCCATTCTGTGCGGCCGACGATCACGCAGCCCATCCCGACCCGGTGTTGGCCGGTTTGAACCCTTCCACGCCCCCGACGCTGCCCGCTTGGGTGGGGCGATTAATGCCCTGGATCACTCCGTTGGGCGGGTTTGTGCTCGTACTGGCGCATCTGCTCAACCAGCACTACGGCTGCTTGTGCGGGTGCTGCGAAAAAACGGCCGCTTCCCACGAGTAG
- a CDS encoding PEP-CTERM sorting domain-containing protein (PEP-CTERM proteins occur, often in large numbers, in the proteomes of bacteria that also encode an exosortase, a predicted intramembrane cysteine proteinase. The presence of a PEP-CTERM domain at a protein's C-terminus predicts cleavage within the sorting domain, followed by covalent anchoring to some some component of the (usually Gram-negative) cell surface. Many PEP-CTERM proteins exhibit an unusual sequence composition that includes large numbers of potential glycosylation sites. Expression of one such protein has been shown restore the ability of a bacterium to form floc, a type of biofilm.): protein MSIRNCICCITTLIACVFISTDSAAEIVIAFEPQVAINQGETGQLDVFIRSTAAQTDFLGIYSAKFRITPIAGGGLSFLDPPRDAHYGDSNYIFAGTTHDGLSSTVTAPNTIVAGDGTMGPAGVVEVTAENRLLVTLDFDTSQAAVGSQFQISMVDDADTDFLDDGFASLPIAAESFSNFGTVTITAIPEPSGFAALGFAVSGMTLFRRRRRNSLLI from the coding sequence ATGTCAATTCGAAACTGCATTTGTTGCATCACGACCCTGATCGCCTGTGTCTTCATCAGCACGGATTCGGCTGCGGAGATCGTGATTGCATTTGAGCCACAAGTGGCGATCAACCAGGGTGAAACCGGGCAGCTTGACGTCTTCATTCGAAGCACTGCTGCCCAAACCGACTTTCTGGGCATCTACTCGGCGAAGTTCCGAATCACGCCCATCGCGGGCGGCGGACTTTCATTCCTGGATCCTCCACGGGATGCGCACTACGGCGATTCGAATTACATTTTTGCCGGCACGACGCACGATGGTCTCTCAAGCACGGTGACCGCGCCGAACACGATTGTCGCCGGCGACGGCACCATGGGGCCGGCCGGTGTGGTGGAGGTGACCGCCGAAAATCGGCTGTTGGTCACGCTCGATTTTGATACGTCTCAGGCAGCCGTGGGCTCGCAATTTCAAATCTCGATGGTCGATGACGCCGACACCGACTTTCTGGATGACGGGTTCGCATCGCTGCCGATCGCCGCCGAGTCCTTTTCCAATTTTGGGACGGTCACCATCACGGCAATTCCCGAACCGTCCGGTTTCGCCGCGTTGGGGTTCGCGGTTTCGGGAATGACGCTGTTCCGACGCCGTCGCCGTAACAGCCTGTTGATTTAA